One genomic segment of Coffea arabica cultivar ET-39 chromosome 6e, Coffea Arabica ET-39 HiFi, whole genome shotgun sequence includes these proteins:
- the LOC113692516 gene encoding transcription repressor OFP6-like — MSTPGKKKLIRSSVAVNLGCSSCRRPRLLSHVFRPKARRKAAASYHKPNHYYSSSGSLETNTSTFSTDADDTCNAYYSSDTDSDIKSLRAVQGFGRIGGESVAVEKDSDDPYLDFRQSMLQMILEKEIYSKDDLKELLNCFLQLNSPYYHGTIVRAFTEIWNGVFSVRSTAASPNLLHGLWRSRGF, encoded by the coding sequence ATGTCAACGCCCGGCAAGAAGAAGCTCATTCGCAGCTCTGTGGCAGTGAATCTTGGCTGCAGCAGTTGCAGAAGGCCAAGACTCCTATCCCACGTTTTCCGCCCTAAAGCAAGGCGTAAAGCGGCCGCCTCTTACCACAAACCCAACCATTATTACTCTTCTTCCGGTTCCTTGGAAACCAACACCAGCACCTTCTCCACAGACGCGGATGACACCTGTAATGCCTACTATTCATCTGATACTGACTCTGATATCAAGAGTTTGAGGGCCGTTCAGGGCTTTGGGAGGATAGGCGGGGAGAGTGTGGCTGTGGAGAAAGACTCCGACGACCCTTATCTCGATTTTCGACAGTCAATGCTTCAGATGATTCTGGAGAAGGAGATTTACTCCAAAGATGACCTTAAGGAGCTTCTCAACTGTTTCTTGCAGCTGAATTCGCCTTACTACCATGGCACCATTGTGAGAGCCTTCACGGAGATCTGGAATGGTGTTTTCTCAGTGAGGTCGACTGCTGCCTCCCCAAATCTCTTGCATGGCCTCTGGAGGTCACGTGGCTTCTAG